Below is a genomic region from Atribacterota bacterium.
GAACTGTTCCACCACCGGCTACAATTCCTTCTTCGACAGCTGCCTTAGTTGCAGAAAGAGCATCTTCTACTCTATGTTTTTTCTCTTTTAATTCAGTTTCAGTAGCTGCTCCTACATTAATAACAGCAACACCACCAACTAATTTTCCTAAACGTTCCTGTAATTTTTCTCTGTCATAATCAGATGTAGTGTCTTCGATCTGTGTTCTAATCTGAGCTTCTCTTTTTTTAATTTCTTTTACATCTCCCTTGCCGCCAACAATAATTGTGTCTTCCTTATTGACTTTCACCTGATGAGCAGTACCAAGCATTGAAACATCGGCATTTTCTAGTTTTAAACCGACTTCTTCTGAAATAACCTGCCCACCAGTAACTACTGCTATATCAGCCAGCATTTCTTTTCTTCTATCTCCAAATCCAGGAGCCTTAACAGCAACACAATTTAAAGTTCCCCTTATCTTGTTAACTACTAATGTTGCCAGTGCTTCACCTTCAACATCCTCTGCAATTATAAATAATGGTTTACCCATCTGGGCAACTTTTTCCAATATTGGTAATAAGCCTTTCATATTACTTATTTTTGTGTCTGTGATTAATATTAAAGGATCATCCAATAATGCTTCCATTCTCTCCGCATCAGTAACCATATAAGGAGAGATGTATCCTTTATCAAATTGCATTCCTTCTACTACATCCAGAGTTGTTCCCATTGTCTTTGATTCTTCAACAGTGATAACACCATCTTTTCCAACTTTTTCCATTGCATCAGCTATAATATTACCAATTTCTCTATCAGCAGCAGAGTTGGATGCAACATTAGCTATTGATTCTTTATCTTTTATCTCGATACTTAGTTTCTTGATTTCTTCCACTGCTTTTTCCACAGCTTTTTGAATCCCTCTTCTTAACATCATAGGATTGGCACCTGCAGCAACATTCCTTAAACCTTCATGTAGTATTTCCTGTGCCAAAACAGTTGCTGTTGTTGTACCATCTCCAGCAATGTCATTAGTCTTAGTAGCAACTTCTCTTACAAACTGGGCACCCATATTTTCGAATGGATCTTCAACTTCAATCTCTCTTGCAATAGTTACTCCGTCATTAGTAATTGTAGGGGAACCATACTTTTTTTCTAAAACTACATTTCTACCTTTTGGGCCTAATGTTATTTTAACGCTATTGGCTAATGTATCAGCACCTTTTTTTAGTGCATTTCTTGCATTTTCATCAAATAAAAACTGTTTTGCCATAACTTAATTTCCTCCTTAATAATTTTAATAATATATTTTCGGTTTTGGGTAAAATGTCAATAATATCTGAAGATTAATTAAAATAATAATTTTATTTTAATATCGCTAAAACATCTTTCTCGCTGAGAAGAAGATAATCATCATCATTAGCATCCTTTAAATCAGTACCTGAATATTTTGCATAAATAACTTTGTCACCTTTTTTAAAGTTCATAGGAAAAGTTTTTCCCTCATCATTTGTTCTTCCTGGTCCAACTGCCAAAACTTCTCCAACTTGGGGCTTTTCTTTTGATATTGTATCAGGTAATACAATACCACCTTTGGTTTTCTCTTCTTCCACAAATGGTTTTACCAGTATGCGGTCAC
It encodes:
- the groL gene encoding chaperonin GroEL (60 kDa chaperone family; promotes refolding of misfolded polypeptides especially under stressful conditions; forms two stacked rings of heptamers to form a barrel-shaped 14mer; ends can be capped by GroES; misfolded proteins enter the barrel where they are refolded when GroES binds) yields the protein MAKQFLFDENARNALKKGADTLANSVKITLGPKGRNVVLEKKYGSPTITNDGVTIAREIEVEDPFENMGAQFVREVATKTNDIAGDGTTTATVLAQEILHEGLRNVAAGANPMMLRRGIQKAVEKAVEEIKKLSIEIKDKESIANVASNSAADREIGNIIADAMEKVGKDGVITVEESKTMGTTLDVVEGMQFDKGYISPYMVTDAERMEALLDDPLILITDTKISNMKGLLPILEKVAQMGKPLFIIAEDVEGEALATLVVNKIRGTLNCVAVKAPGFGDRRKEMLADIAVVTGGQVISEEVGLKLENADVSMLGTAHQVKVNKEDTIIVGGKGDVKEIKKREAQIRTQIEDTTSDYDREKLQERLGKLVGGVAVINVGAATETELKEKKHRVEDALSATKAAVEEGIVAGGGTVLINIIPALEKIKLDGEENIALKIIKKALEEPTKQIAKNAGYEGSVIVEKLRGKEKGIGFDASVGEFVDMVKQGIIDPTKVTRSALQNAASIAGMV
- a CDS encoding co-chaperone GroES, with product MDIKKIKPLGDRILVKPFVEEEKTKGGIVLPDTISKEKPQVGEVLAVGPGRTNDEGKTFPMNFKKGDKVIYAKYSGTDLKDANDDDYLLLSEKDVLAILK